A region from the Triticum urartu cultivar G1812 chromosome 1, Tu2.1, whole genome shotgun sequence genome encodes:
- the LOC125532722 gene encoding uncharacterized protein LOC125532722 produces the protein MSTILVKGKYKDCSKVGLNPFCKLNPAPEAKSVFWKAKYDHEAAKKARAAAMAARKTTRKPKKKTAFDLFHLDDASESEWSSKVQESQAPEDSAVHAQLDPPEPSADETIVDPSTVRLPGSANPPTSPDHDVLITGSRFIEPGNPTVLARNSAKQEALERQKVRFDVSHYAHLNVSDVLSDYLSHVHSSRDSEIEMVKQLQLKYETALTELGSQLTDAKTRLADQEAEIKTANSKLQLSLSETEKLKTSLTEKKKSWADEKTLLVQRAEAAEAALEEVTTELTSLKNRVSQMVSAIFGPRSNNLSPNSVIKLKAVYTLVEQLYTGAQRALVTIFPANQGPNHLSDVLKKLSILPARFQEVKRSCARAGALTALSRSKAWVPDLDPVDVAKGYPTMKEDGTPFEQDDFIACVRGVRPQATISW, from the exons ATGTCAACCATCCTCGTGAAGGGCAAATACAAGGACTGCAGTAAAGTTGgattaaaccccttctgcaaacttaacccggcaccagaA GCCAAATCTGTTTTCTGGAAAGCCAAGtatgatcatgaagctgccaagaaggctagagccgctgCCATGGCCGCCAGGAAAACAACCCGGAAGCCAAAGAAGAAGACTGCATTTGACTTATTCCACCTGGATGATgcttctgagtcggag TGGTCAAGCAAAGTCCAAGAAAGCCAAG CGCCAGAAGACTCGGCTGTCCATGCTCAATTGGACCCTCCTGAGCCGTCAGCTGACGAAACCATTGTCGATCCATCCACCGTCAGGCTGCCTGGTTCAGCTAACCCGCCAACGTCTCCTGACCATGACGTTCTGATCACTGGCAGCAGATTCATTGAGCCAGGTAATCCAACAGTGCTGGCTAGGAACTCTGCCAAACAAGAGGCCTTGGAAAGGCAGAAAGTACGGTTTGATGTCTCTCACTATGCTCACCTGAACGTTAGTGACGTGTTGTCCGACTATCTCAGTCATGTGCATTCCAGCCGTGACtcggaaattgagatggtcaagcaattgcaactaaaatatgag ACTGCCCTAACTGAATTGGGCTCTCAATTGACggatgcaaagacccggctggcAGATCAAGAGGCAGAGATAAAGACTGCTAACTCCAAACTCCAATTGAGTCTATCTGAAACTGAAAAATTGAAGACCAGTTTGACTGAGAAGAAGAAATCCTGGGCCGATGAGAAGACCTTGCTGGTACAACGTGCCGAGGCAGCAGAGGcggctcttgaggaggttaccacGGAGCTCACCAGCTTAAAAAACCGTGTGTCTCAAATGGTCTCTGCCATCTTCG GTCCACGGAGTAACAATCTGAGTCCAAACAGTGTGATAAAACTGAAGGCGGTTTATACCTTGGTGGAGCAACTGTACACTGGGGCTCAACGGGCACTTGTTACTATCTTccctgccaatcaaggacccaaccatTTGAGTGATGTTTTGAAGAAGCTATCCATCTTACCTGCCAGATTTCAAGAGGTCAAAAGGTCTTGTGCAAGAGCCGGAGccctgactgccctgagccgttccaaagcctgggtgccggatttagACCCGGTGGACGTGGCCAAAGGGTACCCTACCATGAAGGAAGACGGGACTCCGTTTGAGCAAGATGACTTTATTGCCTGTGTGAGGGGAGTTCGTCCTCAGGCTACCATCTCTTGGTGA